A single genomic interval of Pyrus communis chromosome 5, drPyrComm1.1, whole genome shotgun sequence harbors:
- the LOC137733406 gene encoding kiwellin-1-like, translated as MKSSTIFSIGFLLTICLATEAQQCRPSGRIRGKKAPSGQCNTENDSDCCVKGKMYTTYTCSPPLSGHTKAYLTLNSFEAGGDGGGPSECDNKYHNDNTPVVALSTGWYNGGGRCHNNITISANGRSVVAMVVDECDSTMGCDAVHDYQPPCPNNIVDASKAVWEALGVRKEDWGGLDITWSDA; from the coding sequence ATGAAGAGCTCAACAATTTTCTCAATCGGTTTCCTTTTAACAATTTGCCTGGCCACTGAAGCTCAGCAGTGTCGTCCGAGCGGCCGGATTCGAGGCAAGAAGGCCCCTTCTGGACAATGCAACACGGAAAACGACTCTGACTGCTGTGTCAAAGGAAAAATGTACACAACCTACACCTGTTCGCCGCCCTTGTCCGGACACACCAAGGCCTATCTCACTCTCAACAGCTTTGAGGCAGGCGGCGATGGAGGCGGTCCATCGGAATGCGACAACAAATACCACAACGACAACACGCCCGTTGTGGCGCTGTCTACTGGATGGTACAACGGCGGAGGAAGGTGCCATAACAACATCACGATTAGTGCGAATGGACGGAGTGTGGTGGCGATGGTGGTGGATGAGTGTGACTCTACTATGGGATGTGATGCAGTGCATGACTACCAACCTCCATGCCCTAACAACATTGTTGATGCCTCAAAGGCGGTCTGGGAAGCCTTGGGTGTGCGTAAGGAGGACTGGGGTGGCCTCGATATCACATGGTCTGATGCTTAG